One Chromobacterium paludis genomic window carries:
- the ntrC gene encoding nitrogen regulation protein NR(I): MGQAVWIIDDDKAIRWVLEKALTRAGISFASFSSADDALNALYDATPQAIISDIRMPGTDGLKFLAKVKQEHPQLPVIIMTAHSDLDSAVSAFQGGAFEYLPKPFDIDQAVLLIERALAESQAQSGGPDSPEALPVLLGQAPAMQDVFRAIGRLAQSHVTVLITGESGTGKERVAEALHRHSIRAGKPFIALNTAAIPKDLLESELFGHEKGAFTGALATRRGRFEEAEGGTLFLDEIGDMPTELQTRLLRVLSDGHFYRVGGHTPIKANVRVIAATHQNLEQRVRDGQFREDLYHRLNVIRLRLPPLRERREDIPLLARHFLAKSASQLGVEPKRLSEAAMALIQRSAFTGNVRELENLCQWICVMAPGQTVEVADLPPELREPAATPAAAARDEAWEQQLAEEIRLRLQAGESGIVDELTRRFETACIHAGLAHTGGRKVEAAQLLGWGRNTLTRKIQELGLENERQS; this comes from the coding sequence ATGGGGCAAGCAGTCTGGATCATCGACGACGACAAGGCGATACGCTGGGTGCTGGAAAAGGCGCTGACCCGGGCCGGCATAAGCTTCGCCAGTTTCTCCAGCGCTGACGACGCGCTGAACGCGCTGTACGACGCCACGCCGCAGGCCATCATTTCCGACATCCGCATGCCCGGCACCGACGGCCTGAAGTTCCTGGCCAAGGTCAAGCAGGAGCATCCGCAGCTGCCGGTCATCATCATGACCGCCCATTCGGACCTGGATTCGGCTGTATCTGCCTTCCAAGGCGGCGCCTTCGAATACCTGCCCAAGCCCTTCGACATCGACCAGGCCGTGCTGCTGATCGAGCGCGCGCTGGCCGAGAGCCAGGCCCAGAGCGGCGGGCCGGACAGCCCGGAGGCGCTGCCGGTGCTGCTGGGCCAGGCGCCGGCCATGCAGGACGTGTTCCGCGCCATCGGCCGCCTGGCCCAGTCCCACGTCACCGTGCTGATCACCGGCGAATCCGGCACCGGCAAGGAGCGCGTGGCGGAGGCGCTGCACCGCCACTCCATCCGCGCCGGCAAGCCCTTCATCGCGCTGAACACCGCGGCGATACCAAAGGATCTGCTCGAGTCGGAACTGTTCGGCCATGAGAAAGGCGCCTTCACCGGCGCGCTGGCCACGCGGCGCGGCCGCTTCGAGGAGGCCGAGGGCGGCACGCTGTTCCTCGACGAGATCGGCGATATGCCCACCGAGCTGCAGACCCGGCTGCTGCGCGTGCTGTCAGACGGCCATTTCTACCGCGTGGGCGGCCATACGCCCATCAAGGCCAATGTGCGCGTGATCGCCGCCACCCACCAAAACCTGGAGCAGCGCGTGCGCGACGGCCAGTTCCGCGAAGACCTCTACCACCGGCTCAATGTGATCCGGCTGCGCCTGCCGCCGCTCAGAGAGCGGCGCGAGGACATTCCGCTCCTGGCTCGCCATTTCCTGGCCAAGAGCGCGTCCCAGCTGGGCGTGGAACCCAAGCGCCTGTCCGAGGCGGCGATGGCGCTGATCCAGCGCAGCGCCTTCACCGGCAATGTGCGCGAGCTGGAAAACCTGTGCCAATGGATCTGCGTGATGGCGCCGGGCCAGACCGTGGAAGTGGCCGACCTGCCGCCGGAGCTGCGCGAACCGGCCGCGACGCCGGCGGCGGCCGCGCGCGATGAGGCGTGGGAGCAACAACTGGCAGAGGAAATCCGCCTGCGCCTGCAGGCCGGAGAAAGCGGCATCGTGGACGAGCTGACGCGTCGCTTCGAAACCGCCTGCATCCACGCCGGGCTGGCCCATACCGGCGGGCGCAAGGTGGAGGCCGCGCAATTGCTGGGCTGGGGCCGCAACACGCTGACACGGAAAATCCAGGAGCTGGGGCTGGAAAACGAACGCCAATCTTAA
- a CDS encoding substrate-binding periplasmic protein, translating into MSRPTLALAALCPLTLCAAPPLQVAVSSALASPYVIEDPAPSNPPRGRAIELAQAALRRCGLQGRFVRQPGERIVQNLALNRLDGALLLSYRDDRSRQMAFPLRQGAPDPSRRMTTLDYAFYVRKDSRLRWSGAWLGGMSGAVGVNQGWSIGRELMARGLDIEESAGIEDNFAKLQAGRTDAYVLHRLAGDLYLRHHPDLQIHRLSPPLSSKPYYWVFSLGYARQHPRQVDCLWRQMPRLRERYLPADGR; encoded by the coding sequence ATGTCTCGCCCGACTCTGGCGCTGGCCGCCCTATGCCCGCTCACGCTATGCGCCGCCCCGCCCTTGCAGGTGGCGGTCAGCAGCGCCCTGGCCAGCCCCTATGTCATCGAAGACCCCGCGCCCAGCAATCCTCCGCGCGGCCGCGCCATTGAGCTGGCCCAGGCCGCCTTGCGACGCTGCGGCCTGCAGGGCCGCTTTGTCCGCCAGCCGGGCGAGCGCATCGTGCAAAACCTGGCGCTGAACCGGCTCGACGGCGCCTTGCTGCTATCCTACCGCGATGATCGCAGCCGGCAGATGGCCTTCCCGCTGCGCCAGGGCGCGCCGGACCCGTCCCGCCGCATGACCACGCTGGACTACGCCTTTTACGTGCGCAAGGATAGCCGCCTGCGCTGGAGCGGCGCCTGGCTAGGCGGCATGAGCGGCGCCGTGGGCGTCAACCAGGGGTGGTCCATCGGTCGGGAGCTGATGGCGCGCGGCCTGGACATCGAGGAAAGCGCGGGCATAGAAGACAATTTCGCCAAGCTGCAGGCCGGCCGCACCGACGCCTATGTGCTGCATAGATTGGCCGGCGACCTCTACCTGCGCCACCATCCGGACCTGCAAATCCACCGGCTGTCGCCGCCGTTGAGCAGCAAGCCCTACTACTGGGTGTTCAGCCTGGGCTATGCCCGCCAGCATCCTCGCCAGGTGGACTGCCTGTGGCGGCAAATGCCGCGTCTGCGCGAGCGCTACCTGCCCGCGGACGGACGCTGA
- a CDS encoding VOC family protein, whose protein sequence is MGIKRLNHAVLYVSDVAGSAVFYRDVLGFRPKGEAISDRAVFAQAAHSDNDHDLALFQRNLGQQRSGPFTPRGETPDPHQPKAGLYHLAWEVDTLQELKRIRDELAELGKLGMEEDHGVHKSVYGHDPDGLLFEVCWFVPPERLAEQAEPAADGKLDWARELARYG, encoded by the coding sequence ATGGGCATCAAACGTTTGAATCACGCCGTGCTTTACGTCAGCGACGTAGCCGGCAGCGCCGTTTTCTACCGCGACGTGCTGGGCTTCCGCCCCAAGGGCGAAGCCATTTCGGACCGCGCCGTGTTCGCGCAGGCCGCGCATTCCGACAACGATCACGACCTGGCGCTGTTCCAGCGCAATCTGGGCCAGCAGCGCTCCGGCCCGTTCACGCCGCGCGGCGAGACGCCGGATCCGCATCAACCCAAGGCCGGGCTATACCATCTGGCCTGGGAGGTGGACACCCTGCAAGAGCTGAAGCGCATCCGCGATGAGCTGGCCGAGCTGGGCAAGCTGGGCATGGAGGAGGACCACGGCGTGCACAAGAGCGTGTACGGCCATGATCCGGACGGACTGTTGTTCGAGGTGTGCTGGTTCGTGCCGCCGGAGCGGCTGGCGGAGCAGGCCGAGCCGGCGGCCGACGGCAAGCTGGACTGGGCGCGCGAGCTGGCGCGCTACGGCTGA
- a CDS encoding transglutaminase domain-containing protein: MAALKAALEQVRRQALPADDRELCVALHDFVRERVRFGFTSGFETVTPQATLALGRGHCNAQADLLCALLREAGFEAALRFVALDKRVLRHAVPLPVWLCLPDQLFHAVTRLRLDGAWRHVDSYIFQRAAFERQRGSLAQSGLAQGYGLGAQARCDWHGRQDAYAQAAPADLRPDDPVYPTLADAVAARAGNNRLLGIHFNRWLAGVPRPLRGLGESYLNSRLDAAAS, encoded by the coding sequence ATGGCGGCACTGAAAGCGGCGTTGGAGCAGGTCAGGCGGCAGGCGCTGCCGGCCGATGATCGAGAGCTGTGCGTCGCGCTGCACGATTTTGTGCGCGAGCGGGTGCGTTTCGGCTTCACCAGCGGTTTCGAAACCGTGACGCCGCAAGCCACCCTGGCGCTGGGACGCGGCCATTGCAATGCCCAGGCCGATCTACTGTGCGCGCTGCTGCGCGAAGCCGGCTTCGAGGCCGCGCTGCGCTTCGTCGCATTGGACAAGCGGGTGTTGCGCCACGCCGTGCCGCTGCCGGTATGGCTATGTCTGCCGGACCAGCTGTTCCACGCGGTGACGCGGCTGCGGCTGGACGGCGCGTGGCGGCATGTCGACAGTTATATTTTCCAACGGGCGGCTTTCGAGCGGCAGCGCGGCAGTCTGGCGCAGTCGGGCCTGGCGCAAGGCTATGGCTTGGGCGCGCAGGCGCGTTGCGACTGGCATGGCCGGCAAGACGCCTACGCCCAGGCGGCGCCGGCGGACCTGCGGCCGGACGATCCGGTCTACCCCACGCTGGCCGATGCCGTGGCGGCGCGCGCCGGCAACAACCGCCTGCTGGGCATCCATTTCAACCGCTGGCTCGCCGGCGTGCCGCGGCCTTTGCGCGGCCTGGGCGAGTCTTATCTGAACAGCCGTCTCGACGCCGCGGCGTCTTGA
- a CDS encoding LysR family transcriptional regulator, with product MMSVLELRHLKSLLALAETGSVSQAAQRVYLTQSALSHQLKQLEAAYGLMLFERKTQPLRFTPAGERLLALARELTAKVAAAERDLARIRQGEAGEMRVAVECHTCFDWLMPAMDAFRQHWPAVELDIVSGFHADPVGLLLSDRADLAIVSEAEPQAGIAYLPLFSYEMVGIAAREHFLAAKPVWQAEDFAGETLIHYPVADEMLDLLRKVLAPAGVNPARRTAELTIAIIQLVASRRGVAALPYWAVQPYLERGYVVARQIGEPRLRSELYAALRESDAERAYLQDFAQTVRDSSFAHLPGLTPLCV from the coding sequence ATGATGAGCGTATTGGAGCTGAGGCATCTGAAGAGCCTGCTGGCGCTGGCGGAAACCGGCAGCGTGTCGCAGGCGGCGCAGCGGGTGTATCTGACGCAGTCGGCGCTGTCGCACCAGCTGAAGCAGCTGGAGGCGGCGTACGGGCTGATGCTGTTCGAGCGCAAGACTCAGCCGCTGCGCTTCACGCCAGCCGGCGAGCGGCTGCTGGCGCTGGCGCGCGAGCTGACGGCCAAGGTGGCGGCGGCGGAGCGCGACTTGGCGCGCATCCGCCAGGGCGAGGCCGGCGAGATGCGGGTGGCGGTGGAGTGCCATACCTGCTTTGACTGGCTGATGCCGGCGATGGACGCGTTCCGGCAGCACTGGCCGGCGGTGGAGCTGGACATCGTGTCCGGCTTTCATGCCGATCCGGTGGGCCTGTTGCTCAGCGACCGCGCAGATCTGGCCATCGTGTCCGAGGCCGAGCCGCAGGCCGGCATCGCCTATCTGCCGCTGTTTTCCTACGAGATGGTGGGCATCGCCGCGCGCGAGCATTTCTTGGCGGCCAAGCCGGTATGGCAGGCCGAGGACTTCGCCGGCGAGACGCTGATCCACTACCCGGTGGCCGACGAGATGCTGGATTTGCTGCGCAAGGTGCTGGCGCCGGCCGGCGTGAATCCGGCGCGGCGCACCGCCGAACTGACCATCGCCATCATCCAGCTGGTGGCCAGCCGCCGTGGCGTGGCGGCTTTGCCCTACTGGGCGGTGCAGCCCTATCTGGAGCGCGGCTACGTGGTGGCGCGCCAGATCGGCGAACCCAGGCTGCGCAGCGAACTGTACGCGGCGCTGCGCGAGTCCGACGCCGAGCGCGCGTATTTGCAGGACTTCGCGCAGACGGTGCGGGACTCCAGCTTCGCCCATTTGCCGGGGCTGACGCCGCTGTGCGTTTGA
- the metE gene encoding 5-methyltetrahydropteroyltriglutamate--homocysteine S-methyltransferase yields MSHRTHLLGFPRIGAKRELKALLESHWKHELDEAALLQGAKALRQKHWLLQKGAGVALSPVGDFSLYDHVLDAQLLVGAVPPRFGFDAAALTTAQYFELARGNRDQPALEMTKWFDTNYHYLVPEWQADTAFAAQPQRLLAQVREARALGMAAKPVLLGPLSLLWLGKAKGAAFDKLALLPGLIAAYRELLAALRAEGVEWTQLDEPILALDLAPAWRDAFAPAYAELSPHAPKLLLATYFGGVAEHAAWLKALPVAGLHLDLVRAPEQLDAFAPGYPADKVLSAGVIDGRNIWRADLSALLQRLAPLAEQLGDRLWLAPSCSLLHCPFDAAAETALDAELKNWLAFAVQKLNELNTLQRGLAQGRAAIASELAGSDFAREQRRASPRSHDPAVARRLAELPEHADRRASAYPIRAEKQQAWLKLPPLPTTTIGSFPQTPAIRASRAAFKKGELAAADYQAAMEQEIELAIRRQEALGLDVLVHGEAERNDMVEYFGEQLAGFAFTQGGWVQSYGSRCVKPPLIYGDVSRPAAMTVSWARYAQSLSAKPVKGMLTGPVTILQWSFVRDDLPRSEVCRQIALALNDEVRDLEAAGIRVIQIDEPAIREGLPLKRGQRDGYLAWAGEAFRLSSHGVDDATQIHTHMCYSEFGDILPAIAALDADVITIETSRSDMALLADFGRFHYPNAIGPGVYDIHSPRVPTAQEIRALLRKALQVIPAERLWINPDCGLKTRGWPEVEAALAAMVAVGRELRQTLAHTA; encoded by the coding sequence ATGAGCCACCGCACCCACTTGCTAGGTTTTCCGCGCATCGGCGCCAAACGCGAACTGAAAGCCCTGCTGGAGAGCCATTGGAAACACGAGCTGGACGAGGCCGCCTTGCTGCAAGGCGCGAAGGCGCTGCGCCAGAAGCACTGGCTGCTGCAAAAAGGCGCCGGCGTGGCGCTGAGCCCGGTGGGCGACTTCTCGCTGTACGACCACGTGCTGGACGCGCAGCTGCTGGTGGGCGCCGTCCCGCCGCGCTTTGGCTTCGACGCCGCCGCGCTGACCACCGCGCAATACTTCGAGCTGGCGCGCGGCAACCGCGACCAGCCGGCGCTGGAAATGACCAAGTGGTTCGACACCAACTACCACTATCTGGTGCCGGAATGGCAGGCCGATACCGCCTTCGCCGCCCAGCCGCAGCGGCTGCTGGCGCAAGTGCGCGAGGCCCGCGCGCTGGGCATGGCCGCCAAGCCCGTGCTGCTGGGGCCGCTGAGCCTGTTGTGGCTGGGCAAGGCCAAGGGCGCGGCGTTCGACAAGCTGGCGCTGCTGCCCGGCCTGATCGCCGCCTACCGCGAATTGCTGGCCGCGCTGCGCGCCGAGGGCGTGGAATGGACGCAGCTGGACGAACCCATCCTGGCGCTGGACCTGGCGCCGGCATGGCGGGACGCCTTCGCCCCGGCCTATGCCGAACTGAGTCCGCACGCGCCCAAGCTGCTGCTGGCGACTTACTTCGGCGGCGTGGCCGAACACGCGGCCTGGCTGAAGGCGCTGCCGGTGGCCGGCCTGCACCTGGACCTGGTGCGCGCGCCGGAGCAGCTGGACGCCTTCGCCCCCGGCTATCCGGCGGACAAGGTCCTATCCGCCGGCGTCATAGACGGCCGCAATATCTGGCGCGCCGACCTGTCCGCACTGCTGCAGCGCCTGGCGCCGCTGGCCGAACAATTGGGCGATAGGCTGTGGCTGGCGCCCAGCTGCTCACTGCTGCACTGCCCTTTCGACGCCGCCGCCGAAACCGCCCTCGATGCCGAACTGAAAAACTGGCTGGCCTTCGCCGTGCAGAAGCTGAACGAGCTGAACACCTTGCAGCGCGGCTTGGCGCAGGGACGCGCGGCCATCGCCAGCGAGCTGGCCGGCAGCGACTTCGCCCGCGAACAGCGTCGCGCCAGCCCGCGCAGCCATGACCCGGCCGTCGCGCGGCGGCTGGCCGAACTGCCGGAGCACGCCGACCGCCGCGCCAGCGCCTATCCCATCCGCGCCGAGAAACAGCAAGCCTGGCTCAAGCTGCCGCCGCTGCCCACCACCACCATAGGCTCCTTTCCGCAGACGCCGGCCATCCGCGCCAGCCGCGCCGCGTTCAAGAAGGGCGAGCTGGCCGCCGCCGACTACCAGGCGGCAATGGAGCAGGAAATCGAACTGGCCATCCGCCGCCAAGAGGCGCTGGGGCTGGACGTGCTGGTGCACGGCGAGGCTGAACGCAACGACATGGTGGAGTATTTCGGCGAGCAGCTGGCCGGCTTCGCCTTCACCCAGGGCGGCTGGGTGCAGAGTTACGGCAGCCGCTGCGTCAAGCCGCCGCTGATCTACGGCGACGTCAGCCGCCCCGCAGCCATGACCGTCAGCTGGGCGCGCTACGCGCAGAGCCTGTCCGCCAAGCCGGTGAAGGGCATGCTGACCGGCCCGGTGACCATCCTGCAATGGAGCTTCGTGCGCGACGATTTGCCCAGGAGCGAAGTGTGCCGCCAGATCGCGTTGGCGCTGAACGACGAGGTGCGGGATCTTGAGGCGGCCGGCATCCGCGTGATCCAGATCGACGAGCCGGCCATCCGCGAAGGCCTGCCGCTGAAGCGCGGCCAGCGCGACGGCTACCTGGCCTGGGCCGGCGAGGCCTTCCGCTTGTCCAGCCATGGCGTGGACGACGCCACGCAGATCCACACCCATATGTGCTACTCGGAATTCGGCGACATCCTGCCGGCCATCGCCGCGCTGGACGCCGACGTGATCACCATCGAAACCTCGCGCTCGGACATGGCGCTGCTGGCGGACTTCGGCCGCTTCCATTACCCCAACGCCATCGGCCCCGGCGTCTACGATATCCACAGCCCGCGCGTGCCGACGGCGCAGGAAATCCGCGCGCTGCTGCGAAAGGCGCTGCAAGTCATCCCGGCCGAGCGGCTATGGATCAACCCGGACTGCGGCTTGAAAACGCGCGGCTGGCCGGAAGTGGAGGCGGCGCTGGCGGCGATGGTGGCCGTGGGCCGCGAGCTGCGCCAGACGCTGGCGCACACGGCCTGA
- a CDS encoding SixA phosphatase family protein, with protein sequence MDLILWRHAEAEDGIEDLSRALTRRGQQQASRMASWLRDRLPDDYVLLASEAVRSQQTAAYLSKSYTVLPELNPGAEADEVLRAAGWPAAGGTVVVVGHQPYIGWLTARLLAEQQQMWSVKKGSVWWLSHRERHGLEQVRLKLMLTPGMLDP encoded by the coding sequence ATGGATTTGATTTTATGGCGCCACGCCGAGGCCGAGGATGGCATCGAGGATTTGTCGCGCGCGCTGACGCGGCGCGGCCAGCAGCAGGCCAGCCGCATGGCGTCCTGGCTGCGCGACCGGCTGCCGGACGACTATGTGCTGCTGGCCTCCGAGGCGGTGCGTTCGCAGCAGACCGCCGCCTATCTGAGCAAGAGCTACACCGTGTTGCCGGAGCTGAATCCGGGCGCGGAGGCCGATGAGGTGTTGCGCGCGGCGGGCTGGCCAGCGGCCGGCGGAACCGTGGTGGTGGTGGGGCATCAGCCCTATATCGGCTGGCTGACCGCGCGGCTGTTGGCCGAGCAGCAGCAGATGTGGAGCGTGAAGAAAGGCTCGGTGTGGTGGCTGAGCCATCGTGAACGGCATGGGCTGGAACAGGTCAGGCTGAAGCTGATGCTGACGCCGGGGATGCTGGACCCCTGA
- a CDS encoding LrgB family protein: MSGPIAKVLLDSPLSGIFVTLLAYRLALAAHKRCGGHPLANPVLLGVLLVLLWLWLSGSSYQQYMNGARFIQLLLGPATVALAVPLYGNLARLKRAAAPLLISIAAGGFVGMASAAGLGWWLGLERPLLVSLATRAVTTPIAMSLAGGLGGAPELAAMFVIVSGIVGAVLAPPLFKLLGWHDDMVLGVATGVSAHGIGTARVFHVSETAGAFAGLAMGLNGVFTAMLLPWLVGRFPLG, encoded by the coding sequence ATGAGCGGCCCCATCGCCAAGGTTCTGCTGGATTCGCCGCTGAGCGGTATTTTCGTCACCTTGCTGGCGTATCGTCTGGCCTTGGCGGCGCATAAGCGCTGCGGCGGCCATCCGCTGGCCAATCCGGTGCTGCTGGGCGTGCTGCTGGTGCTGCTCTGGCTATGGCTCAGCGGCAGCAGCTATCAGCAATACATGAACGGCGCGCGCTTCATCCAGCTCTTGCTGGGGCCGGCCACCGTGGCGCTGGCGGTGCCGCTGTACGGCAATCTGGCGCGGTTGAAGCGCGCCGCCGCGCCCTTGTTGATCAGCATCGCCGCGGGCGGCTTCGTCGGCATGGCCAGCGCCGCCGGCCTGGGCTGGTGGCTGGGCCTGGAGAGGCCGCTGCTGGTGTCGCTGGCCACGCGCGCGGTGACCACGCCGATCGCGATGAGCCTGGCCGGCGGCCTGGGCGGCGCGCCGGAGCTGGCGGCCATGTTCGTCATCGTGTCCGGCATTGTCGGCGCGGTGCTGGCGCCGCCCTTGTTCAAGTTGTTGGGCTGGCATGACGACATGGTGCTGGGCGTGGCCACCGGCGTCAGCGCGCACGGCATAGGCACGGCGCGGGTGTTTCATGTGTCGGAGACGGCGGGCGCCTTCGCCGGTCTGGCGATGGGTTTGAACGGGGTGTTCACGGCGATGCTGCTGCCATGGCTGGTGGGCCGCTTTCCCCTCGGTTAG
- a CDS encoding CidA/LrgA family protein: MLDLMLWLLGFQLMGEALTRALGWPLPGPVLGLLLLFVALWLRRGVPATLQRETPRFLGHMSLLFIPAGGALVAYAPLLRSHGGQLALILLASSLITLLVTGGLLKLLLRRRLQ; encoded by the coding sequence ATGCTGGATTTGATGTTATGGCTGCTGGGTTTCCAGCTGATGGGCGAGGCGCTGACGCGCGCGCTGGGCTGGCCTTTGCCGGGCCCGGTGTTGGGCCTGCTGTTGTTGTTCGTCGCTTTATGGCTGCGGCGCGGCGTGCCGGCCACGCTGCAGCGCGAGACGCCGCGTTTCCTCGGCCATATGTCCTTGCTGTTCATCCCGGCCGGCGGCGCGCTGGTGGCCTATGCGCCCTTGCTGCGTTCCCACGGCGGGCAATTGGCCTTGATTTTGCTGGCGTCTTCCCTGATTACCTTGCTGGTCACCGGCGGCTTGTTGAAACTGTTGCTGCGGCGGAGGCTCCAATGA
- a CDS encoding chorismate--pyruvate lyase family protein: protein MVNDSPWHAAPPALPAPLLDCLTEPGSLSLRLQAGGRRFAVRVLRQGEDRAQADEAEALGLKPGAPVYARHVLLTLDAAPVVYARSVTAPSCPAWLPVLARGSRSLGLTLFGELPELVREPLRYALLEAGHPQAAAAAATEPAAAYPARRCRFLLHGSPLLLTELFLPSLKDLL, encoded by the coding sequence ATGGTGAACGATTCCCCCTGGCACGCCGCGCCGCCCGCCCTGCCCGCCCCCCTGCTGGATTGCCTGACCGAGCCCGGCTCGCTGAGCCTGCGACTGCAGGCCGGCGGCCGCCGCTTCGCCGTGCGCGTGCTGCGCCAGGGCGAAGACCGCGCCCAGGCCGACGAGGCCGAGGCGCTTGGACTGAAGCCGGGCGCGCCGGTTTACGCCCGCCATGTCTTGCTGACCCTGGACGCGGCGCCAGTGGTGTATGCCCGCAGCGTAACGGCGCCATCCTGTCCGGCCTGGCTGCCGGTGCTGGCCCGCGGCAGCCGCTCGCTGGGCCTGACGCTGTTCGGCGAACTGCCGGAGCTGGTCCGCGAGCCGCTGCGCTACGCGCTGCTGGAAGCCGGCCACCCGCAGGCCGCCGCGGCAGCGGCGACCGAGCCAGCCGCCGCCTACCCGGCGCGCCGCTGCCGCTTCCTGCTGCATGGCTCGCCCTTGCTGCTGACCGAACTGTTCCTGCCCTCCCTGAAGGATTTGCTGTGA
- the ubiA gene encoding 4-hydroxybenzoate octaprenyltransferase, producing MATARLRERYENYRQLMRWDKPIGTLLLLWPTLWGLWMATGGKPHLPIVAIFCLGTFLMRSAGCVINDYADRDIDAHVARTSQRPFARGAVSKKEALLLAAFLALLSFLLVLPLNNLTKLLSIPAVLVAASYPFTKRFFPMPQAYLGIAFSFGIPMGFAAETGAVPPLAWLLLLANLFWVVAYDTAYAMADKPDDLKIGIQTSAITLGDYDVAGVMLCHAVFLALMAGIGLHLALAWPYYLGLAAAAALIGLQYRDIKDRDRAKCFKAFLDNNRVGAAMFAGLVLSYLV from the coding sequence ATTGCTACCGCCCGGCTCCGCGAACGCTATGAGAACTACCGCCAGCTGATGCGCTGGGACAAGCCCATCGGCACCCTGCTATTGCTGTGGCCCACGTTGTGGGGGCTGTGGATGGCCACCGGCGGCAAGCCGCACCTGCCCATCGTCGCCATCTTCTGCCTGGGCACGTTTTTGATGCGCTCCGCCGGCTGCGTGATCAACGACTACGCCGACCGCGACATCGACGCCCACGTCGCCCGCACCAGCCAGCGCCCGTTCGCGCGCGGCGCGGTCAGCAAGAAGGAAGCGCTGCTCTTGGCCGCCTTTCTCGCCCTGCTGTCCTTCCTGCTGGTGCTGCCGCTGAACAATCTGACCAAGCTGCTCAGCATTCCCGCCGTGCTGGTGGCGGCCAGCTACCCGTTCACCAAGCGCTTCTTCCCCATGCCGCAGGCCTATCTGGGCATCGCCTTCTCCTTTGGCATCCCCATGGGCTTCGCCGCCGAAACCGGCGCGGTGCCGCCGCTCGCCTGGCTGCTGCTGCTGGCCAATTTGTTCTGGGTGGTGGCCTACGACACCGCCTACGCGATGGCGGACAAGCCGGACGATCTGAAAATCGGCATCCAGACCTCGGCCATCACCCTGGGCGACTACGACGTGGCCGGCGTCATGCTGTGCCATGCCGTGTTTCTGGCGCTGATGGCCGGCATAGGCCTGCATCTGGCGCTGGCCTGGCCTTACTACCTGGGCCTGGCGGCGGCGGCCGCGCTGATCGGCCTACAATACCGGGACATCAAGGACCGCGACCGCGCCAAGTGCTTCAAAGCCTTCCTCGACAACAACCGCGTGGGCGCGGCTATGTTCGCCGGACTGGTCCTGAGTTATCTGGTGTAA
- a CDS encoding Nudix family hydrolase — MSNKIIDVVAGALMRPDGTFMLGSRPEGKPYAGYWEFPGGKVEPGESHLEALKRELAEEMGIAVTSATPWLTKIHHYEHASVYLRFFRIWSWQGEPQPHEGQAFAWQTPGKLTVAPMLPANGHILKSLALPDAYAISCAHEIGEEAQLQAMREKPWPVVQVREPGMGREQLGDFVAQAAAIVHGYGGKLLVNADPAWCADWPVDGVHLNGARLQALETRPDFDWVGASIHDAADLAKAGALGLDYALLGHVAATASHPGQPALGWDGFAAMLAGEVPVPVYALGGLSLADLDTARAHGAHGVALMRGAWR, encoded by the coding sequence ATGAGCAACAAGATCATAGACGTGGTGGCCGGCGCGCTGATGCGGCCGGACGGGACTTTCATGCTGGGCAGCCGGCCCGAGGGCAAGCCTTATGCCGGCTACTGGGAGTTTCCCGGTGGCAAGGTGGAGCCGGGGGAGAGCCATCTGGAAGCCCTCAAGCGGGAGCTCGCCGAGGAAATGGGCATCGCCGTGACTTCCGCCACGCCGTGGCTGACCAAGATCCACCATTACGAGCACGCCTCGGTCTATCTGCGTTTCTTCCGCATCTGGAGCTGGCAGGGAGAGCCGCAGCCGCATGAGGGCCAGGCCTTCGCCTGGCAGACGCCGGGCAAGCTGACGGTGGCGCCCATGCTGCCGGCCAACGGTCACATCCTGAAATCGCTGGCGTTGCCGGACGCTTACGCTATCAGCTGCGCGCATGAGATCGGCGAGGAGGCGCAGCTGCAGGCCATGCGCGAGAAGCCGTGGCCGGTGGTGCAGGTGCGCGAGCCAGGCATGGGCCGCGAGCAATTGGGCGATTTCGTCGCGCAGGCGGCCGCCATCGTCCATGGCTACGGTGGCAAGCTGCTGGTCAATGCCGATCCGGCCTGGTGCGCGGATTGGCCGGTGGACGGCGTGCACCTGAACGGCGCGCGGCTGCAGGCGCTGGAAACCCGGCCTGATTTTGACTGGGTGGGCGCGTCGATTCATGATGCGGCGGATTTGGCCAAGGCCGGCGCCTTGGGCCTGGATTACGCGCTGCTGGGCCATGTGGCCGCCACCGCCAGCCATCCGGGCCAGCCGGCTTTGGGTTGGGATGGTTTCGCCGCCATGTTGGCGGGCGAGGTGCCCGTGCCGGTGTACGCACTGGGCGGCTTGTCTCTGGCCGACCTGGACACGGCGCGCGCGCACGGCGCGCACGGCGTGGCGCTGATGCGGGGGGCCTGGCGATGA